The genome window TATTCTTTTGCAACGGGCCATTGTGAATGCTCTCTTCCTTAATACTCTAGTAAGCGTGTTTACTGTCTCCATGAGAATGTTCTTTGCCGGTAAACAGAATGGTATCTAATTGGATATGTTTACTTCTTGGATTTCACCTTTGTTTTTTTACTGATAAATGGTTTTTCTGTTTTGAGAATGCCAAAAGTAACCCTTGCAACATACCGTGCTACAGCATTCCTTGCATTGTGCTGGCTTACACCTCTTTTTAGCAGATCCTTGTAAAGAGCCGATAATTCATTCTCACCGTTAATGCAAGTTGAAGCAGCAACCTTAAATGCCTGTTTGAGGATTCTGCTGTATCGACCTTTCCTGTGCCCGTAAGTCTTTCCTCCGCTCTGTTTAACGTGAGTAACCAATCCGGAGTAGGCAAGAAATTTTCCAACACTGTCGAAGCGTTTAACATCTATAACCGTTCCGAGGATGGTTACTGCACCAATTATACCGATACCAGGTATGCTCATCAGGTTTTTCAGAGTTTTGTTTTTCTTACACAGCCCGGTGAAGAGAACTTCAAAATCCTTCTTCTGCTTCTCATACTGCTGAATATCTTCTTCCAGTTGGTTGAGGATAAACTTTGTACTTTCTTTCTCTGCTTTAGAAAGATTCCGGGTTTTCCGGGAAAGTCCGTCCTGCCCAAGAAATGCTGTTTTCTGATTCTGGAGCCTTACCCCTCGTTTTATCAGATCACTGTAAGCGCTGATATATTTTCGCAACTCAAATTCTTCTTTCTTTGCATGGTAAGTTTCCTTGAGCATGCCGTTATAAAGCAAGGTGCTGAGTTTTTGAGCATCAATAGGATCAGTCTTTGGCCCCTGGGTTAACAGTCGGTTCTGATAAGGATCACAGATAACCACTTTTGCAGCGTAATCGTACAAATTGACAAAGAGCCAGTGAGCCGGAGAGCTTTCCTCTAAGGCAATAATGGTTTTACCGGACAGACTCTTGAGCAGTTGCTGAAGCTGCTTCAGAGAGCTTGGGTGCTCGGTTACCCGGATACGGTTCTGATAGGGTGCTCTTATCATTGCAATTGCCATGGTGCTTTGCGACCAGTCAACGGCAAGATAATTATCGTATCCTGCATATTTGTTGACCACTGAATAACTTTTGCCGGTCAGTTGTTTTTTTATAAGTTTCATGAGCGGTTTCCTTAGTTTAATGAGATGTCAACTGTTATGGTGAATAAAATTCACTTTTACTACACCTTAAATTAAGTGAAACCGCTTTTCTAATTTATCGCGGATATTAAACAGATGCAAAAGCAGCGCGGATTTTCGCTGGTTGGAAATGAATGAAGCTTTACCATAATAAGCTCCCGAAACTTTTCTATTTTCTGCTTAAACCCCACCGTCCTCAGTGTCCCCACCATCCCCGGAAATGCAGCTTTCTTTCACTAAGACCTTGCGAATTTAATCAGAGGTGTGATATCTTCTCTGTCTGCCGACCTGAGAGCATCAAGATATACTGTTCGTGCGGTTCCTTGTG of Ignavibacteriales bacterium contains these proteins:
- a CDS encoding IS110 family transposase gives rise to the protein MKLIKKQLTGKSYSVVNKYAGYDNYLAVDWSQSTMAIAMIRAPYQNRIRVTEHPSSLKQLQQLLKSLSGKTIIALEESSPAHWLFVNLYDYAAKVVICDPYQNRLLTQGPKTDPIDAQKLSTLLYNGMLKETYHAKKEEFELRKYISAYSDLIKRGVRLQNQKTAFLGQDGLSRKTRNLSKAEKESTKFILNQLEEDIQQYEKQKKDFEVLFTGLCKKNKTLKNLMSIPGIGIIGAVTILGTVIDVKRFDSVGKFLAYSGLVTHVKQSGGKTYGHRKGRYSRILKQAFKVAASTCINGENELSALYKDLLKRGVSQHNARNAVARYVARVTFGILKTEKPFISKKTKVKSKK